In Ptychodera flava strain L36383 chromosome 21, AS_Pfla_20210202, whole genome shotgun sequence, a genomic segment contains:
- the LOC139121874 gene encoding somatostatin receptor type 2-like, whose protein sequence is MTRLYENDSSFENFTNVLGHTTMQVTLAPSEQSNFRSSNFTEQPDVTSTEWDFSNGISTALASANLTLLGEDATFTPPTVQDTPATTPNWWQELNVMISIVQPVIYGTICFCGIIGNLLVILVLLRYSSMKTLPNIYILNLATADFLFMLTIPFVAYQFVTEKWIFGYVMCKFVMSFDGMNQFTGVFLLTAMSLDRYMAFSYPIKSLLVRTLRNTRIICILMWVLSGVVCLPLWIYSGMLIDQYTNATVCTLTWTESVHSTFILYAFTLGYVIPLLIISTCYISIIRLISKNKQPGEPGLSKRGSRRVAVLVIMAVLTFAFCWLPFYVMQIKFAFFPGPYTKAAAIATLVSMCLSYSNSALNPIVYTFVGRNFKESIGRLVCCKGDMPRKAQSAYLSSSRNKLSRQLMKGLSAKKYISKQSPEPNIHVLAYHNAAYQISVSDNSPSALQLIH, encoded by the coding sequence ATGACCCGGCTTTACGAAAACGATAGCTCGTTTGAGAATTTCACTAACGTTTTGGGTCATACGACGATGCAGGTAACTCTCGCACCGTCAGAGCAGAGCAACTTCCGCTCGTCAAATTTTACCGAACAGCCCGACGTAACGTCGACAGAATGGGACTTTTCGAACGGAATCTCCACTGCGTTGGCGTCTGCGAACCTGACTTTGCTCGGAGAAGACGCAACTTTTACCCCGCCGACTGTCCAAGACACCCCGGCCACGACACCGAATTGGTGGCAGGAACTGAACGTTATGATCAGCATCGTACAACCGGTCATATACGGCACTATCTGTTTCTGCGGCATAATTGGTAACCTACTCGTCATACTAGTGCTACTGCGCTATTCAAGCATGAAAACGCTGCCTAACATTTACATCCTCAATCTGGCAACAGCAGATTTCCTTTTCATGCTGACAATACCGTTCGTCGCATATCAGTTCGTCACAGAAAAATGGATATTCGGTTACGTCATGTGCAAGTTTGTAATGTCATTCGACGGGATGAACCAATTCACGGGAGTGTTCCTTCTGACTGCGATGAGCTTGGACCGGTACATGGCATTTTCATACCCGATCAAGTCGCTCTTAGTCCGAACGCTCCGAAACACGCGGATAATCTGCATCCTGATGTGGGTGTTGTCCGGCGTGGTTTGTCTCCCGCTTTGGATATATTCTGGAATGTTGATCGACCAGTATACCAACGCAACTGTCTGTACTTTAACTTGGACGGAGAGTGTTCACAGCACGTTTATTTTATATGCCTTTACGCTCGGGTATGTCATCCCTTTGTTAATCATTTCGACTTGCTACATATCCATTATCCGATTGATCTCAAAAAATAAACAGCCCGGGGAGCCGGGCCTTAGCAAACGGGGCTCCAGACGAGTTGCAGTGTTAGTGATCATGGCAGTGCTGACTTTCGCTTTCTGTTGGCTTCCTTTCTATGTCATGCAGATCAAGTTCGCGTTTTTCCCAGGACCGTACACTAAAGCCGCTGCAATTGCCACTTTAGTGTCGATGTGTTTGAGTTACAGCAACAGCGCCCTGAATCCGATTGTCTATACATTTGTTGGAAGAAATTTCAAGGAGAGTATTGGCCGATTAGTATGCTGCAAAGGAGATATGCCTAGAAAAGCCCAGAGTGCGTACCTATCCAGCTCTCGCAATAAACTCTCGCGACAACTGATGAAAGGTCTTTCCGCCAAGAAGTACATAAGCAAGCAGTCCCCTGAACCCAATATACACGTACTGGCATACCATAATGCAGCGTATCAAATAAGCGTCAGCGATAACTCTCCGAGCGCTCTGCAGTTGATCCATTAA